One segment of Sphingomonas qomolangmaensis DNA contains the following:
- a CDS encoding sulfurtransferase TusA family protein has product MSDAPLRIDARGLKCPWPAIRLGRALRGGAAIVEISADDPAAERELAALASACGAAFTRLESQVFRIETRAV; this is encoded by the coding sequence GTGAGCGATGCGCCGCTGCGGATCGACGCACGCGGGCTAAAATGCCCCTGGCCCGCGATCCGGCTGGGCCGCGCGCTGCGCGGAGGCGCGGCGATCGTCGAGATCAGTGCCGACGACCCCGCCGCCGAGCGCGAACTGGCGGCACTGGCTTCGGCGTGTGGGGCGGCGTTCACGCGTTTGGAATCACAAGTTTTTCGTATCGAGACGCGGGCGGTGTAA